CGATGATAACTTTGATTTTGATTTTGGTTATACAGGAACAATCACAAAAGCGATCGCTATTGCCGATAAAAATTCTACTCACAGTTTAAGTGGAGGAAACCCTGATTCAAACGGTATCGAATTAGATAACAATGCTACAGGTTCATCTACTACATTAATTACAAGACCAGTTATTTCGCAAATGTCTATCGTAGGTACTAGCTCTGCAACAGATGCTGCTCTTTACGAAAATGCTATCCACGTACGTAGATTAGGTCAAATCAGCCTTACTAACGTTACAGTTACTGGATATCTTACAGGTATCAGATGGGAAAGTCCTTCTTTACCAGCTAACTCTTCTTGGAGCCTTTTATCAGTTCACGGATTTACAAATCCTGTTCTTCCAACGGGTACTTCATTAGGATTAGGAAGCACAACATCTACAGTTAACCCTGCAACTGCTTGGAGCTTGACTCAGCCATTCTTCAATAATGGAGCTTTAAACTTCACAGGAGCTACAGGAGCATTTAAAACTGAAGCTAACTGGACTAATACTTGGACTAAGTTTACTAATTTTTAATTAGTACTCCGTATTCAATAATACGAGACTGCCTGAAGAGTGTGTTTATGTTTTTTTTCTGAAGAGTTAGAACAAGCAGGTATATTCATTTTGCTTTATCATTGCTCATCTTACTGCAAAATATATACTGCTGTTCCCGCTCTTTAGGCAGTCTCTTTTTTAAATATCAAAAAATGAAACAAAAACTACTCGCACTACTACTTTTACTTATTTCCGGAATAGCAAATGCACAATTTACAATTTGGGAAGATGATTTTGATGATGCTGAGGTGTCTGATTGGATTTTAACAGATGCTGATGGCGATGGAATGAATTGGATCGCAAGAAACAATTTGCAGATAGATGAAAACGGCGCCATAACAGGCGGCAGCTACAAAGTACTAGGTACTTACAATATTGATTTTGCTTCAGGTGCGCCTCTTGGGGTCGAACAAAAAAACTGGGCAATAATGCCAGAAATTGACTTATCATATTATGCAGGAGCTATGCAGCTGATTGTAAATGCACAAAAAGCCATATTCGACGGTCCTGATAATTTATACATATACGCTTCGACAACTGATACCAACATTGACTCTTTTACCCAGATTGGAACGCTGGAAATTACAAGAGAATCGGTAACAGATGCGGAGTTTAAAGATTATATACTAGACATCTCTCAGCTTGTAGGACAGCAGAAAGTTTATATTGCCTTTGTAACCGCACCAAACTTTGTTATTGGTTACGAAATAGATAAAATTTCGATTACCGCTGCCAGATTAGGTCTAGATGATATTGACGAAAAGAAAACGACTTTCTTACAACAAAACCCAGTAAAAGATCTTTTAAAATTAGAAATAGGAGATACGGTTGACACCGAAAACCTCAATTTAAAAATATACAATGCTTCAGGAATTTTGGTAAAAGAACCTGAATATAATGCTTCTGGAACTATGGTAAACGATTTGTCTTCTGGATTGTATTTTCTGGTTCTTGAAAATGAAGATTCCATTCAAAAAATAAAGTTTATAAAGCAATAACAAAAGCTTTATGAACTTACACTCACAAAACCATTTTTATAATATTTACACTTCATGAAGAAAATAGTCAAAGCCGCATTTATTTTTTTAATTCCAACTGTATTTTTTACCGCTTGCACCAATGATAATCTCGTTCCGCTTTATGAAGAGCAGAAAGCAGGTAAAATTGTTATTCGCGGGTACAACGCCATGCAGGATTCACTACAAATAGCTGTTGACGGTAAAATCCTTGCTGTAGATGCTAAACATGATGCTTTCGTAAAAAAGATTGAAAAAAATCACGAGTTTGTATTTTACGGAAACAGCGGCAAAACCGTAGAAGTCATCAATAAAAAAACAAAAGCGGTTATACATTCTTATCTTTTTACGTCGGTTAAACCTGTAGATACACTTTCATTTTATGCTAAAGAAGAAATCTGGGTATCGGATGTTTTGTCTTTTAAACCAGGAACCTTATCGGCAACAGGCCGTACAGGATACAAATTTATTTTTCCAGCCATTAATAAATATTCGAAAAGCGGTTATACGGGAGCTTTAGATGCTATTATTAGAAAAGTAAACGGCGAACAAGTAGGGAAATGCGAAAATATAACCACGACAAATTTTAGCACTTTTGCCGAATATCCGTTTAGTTTACCGCCCATTATCGATATTGAATTGGTAAAACACGGAACAAACGAATCGTATATAACTGGACAGAGAGTTATTTTCCGTACAGTTATGCAGAAAAATAAATCAAGTTTGATTGTTTTTGAAGAAAAGCCAAACGAGACCGGTGGATTTTCTCATGTAGAAGGATTAATTAATCTAACGGATTATTTCTCATTTTAAATGTCAGTCATTCCTAAATATCATTCTGCTTTAACGATTCTATTTGGGGCTTTTTTGATGATACTTTTTGTTTCCTGTCAAAATGATGATGCTCCTGTGGTATATGAAAAAGGAACAAATGAATATGCCAACAGCTGGATTTTAGAACAGATGAAAAGGTATTATTTATGGAATGAAAACCTGCCTGAAAATACCAGTTTGTCTTTAAAACCCAGAGATTATTTTAAAAAACTGCTTTACAAAGACGACCGTTTTTCGTATGCTCTTCATCCGTCATTACCAGAAACAGCACCGCAGAGTATCAGAAATAGTTTTGGTTTTGATATTTCCTTTATAGAATATGAAAATCAAACCTATGGAATAATTTTATACGTGCTTCCAGATTCTCCTGCAGAACGTTCGGGTTTAAAAAGAGGATTGTTTATTAAAACCATAAACAGAACTCCTTTAAACAGCCAAAATTTTGAAAATGCATACGCGGCTGCTGCTGCTTCAGCTAAATTAACATTACAAGTAATGCAATATAGCGAAGCAGATGGATTCTCAGCTGTAGAAGAAATAGAAATTACACGCAGTCTTACATTTTCGAATGCCGTTAATAGCAAAGTAATTCTGTTCAACAATCAAAAAATAGGATATATTGAAATTTCTCATTTCGATGTGGGACTGGCGGGTTCACTGCTTTCGGTTTTCAAGGAATTTCAAAATCAATCGGTAACCAAAATTATTGTGGATTTGCGTTATAATGGAGGAGGAGATGTTTCGTCGGCAGCGGCTTTAAGCAGTATCTTGGCGCCAAATATAAAATCAGATGATTTGTTTATTACGTTTAAAGGAAATAAAAACGGAGGAATAGTCCATAAAACCTTTAAAGAAGCTTTGATAATGAATGAAAACCAAATACGTTTTGAAGCATTACGAAGCGTTCATCCGCTTATTCAGGAAGTTTTTGTTTTAAGCGGAAATCACACGGCATCCGCTTCTGAAATTATTATCAATAACCTCAAGCCGTATATGAAAGTTACCGTTATCGGCGAAAAAACAGTAGGAAAAGATGCAGCAGGATTTGCTGTAGAAGACAATCGTATTTCGGGTGAGAAAGGATGGATTTTATATCCCGTAATTTATAAACTTTTTAATGCCCGTAATGAAGGCAATTATACTTTAGGAATACATCCAGATATCGAAATAAACGAACTTCAAAATATGGAAGTTTTCCCTTTGGGAGATATTCGAGAAACGGTATTAAGCAAAGCTTTAAACAACGGAATCAGTGCCAAACCACAAAAGAATACGCAGGTTAAAAAACTAATATTACGAAACACCTATGGCATTGATCCTTTTGTACAGATTAATTTTGAATGATTTCTTTTTATTGGTTAAAAAAAGAAAATCTCCCAGTTTCTAAGCATTGAAACTGGGAGACAATCAAAAAAAATAAAACACAATCTTTTAGAACGAGTATCTTACGCCAAGCTGACCTTGGAATCGTGATGCAAACTGATCTATAGTATATGGTGGTGCAGATGGTTTTTGGAACGTGTAGATAGGATCGCCTGTTGCAACTCCGCCTAAGTTTCCTGTTTTCGTTAAACCAATACTTGCTGTTGAATTGTAGGTGTTTGGAACAAAATAGCTTCTTCCCCAATCTTTATTGATAAGGTTTCCAATATTGGCCATGCTGAATGATACTTGGAAAGTTCCCACTTTCGCTACTTTAATTTCATCCATTAATTTCAAATCAGCTTGAATGTTCCATGGAGTAGTATCGCCATTTCTTTGAGTGAATGTTCCTCTACGGCTTTTTAAATAGTCATTTCCGTTCACGAAATCTTCGTAAGCTGCTACCTGCTGTGCCGCTGTTGCTGAAGGAACTCCTGCTGCATTTACTCCAATGTATTTTGCTGCTTCTGCTGCATCTTTAAATACATACGCTAAACCCGCTGCTTGTCCTGTTCCTGCTAATGTTGAGTTTACAAATCCCCAAGAGAATGGATTTCCTGATTGAGCATTGAAATACACATTTGCAGATAAAGTATTGTTTGAAGCTACTTTTACAGCATATCCTACGTTAGAAACAATTCTATGTTTAATATTAAAGTTAGATGTCGCTAACTGTGGATTATTTGGAGTCAATGACTGGTTCATCTGGAAGTTACTTTCCATAGAGTTACGAATACCGTTTGTAATATCACGAGAATCTCCGTAAGTATACGCCGCCATAAAGTTGAAACCAAAATCGTATGTTTTAGAAATCATTTCAGTAATACTGTAGCGGTATCCTTTATTGGTATTGGATAACAAGTAAGCATTTGAGAAAGCTGAATTTATGTTAGCCGAATAAATGGGCATTTCGTGCTTTGTGTCATAAGAGAAATAATATGGATTATCTGTTTTGTTTACTTGCTGGAATTCTAAATCACGAATTACTTTGGTGTAAATACCTTCAACTGTAAATTTATATCCGTTGATAGTTTTATCAAAAGCCAATGAGTTTCTTAAAACAGCCGGCATTTTAAATTTATTGTCAATTAAATCCGCTTGAACTTTTGGCGTAGCATCGTGATAACCGTTAAGTCCGTTTGCTGCTAAAGGATCACCTGCTGCTGCTACTTGAGCTGCTGTTAAGTTGTTTTTATCGTAGCTTCCGTAACCAACACCATCATTGTAATACGCATAGCCTAACCAAGCAAATGGAATTCTTCCTGTAAATACTCCAGATCCGCCTCGAATTACAAATGTTTTATCTTCATCTACATTGTATGTAAATCCAATTCTTGGAGAAACAAGTGCTGTACTGAAAAAGTTATTTTTAATTTGGCTTAAAGGAGTATAGTTATAAGTTGTACCATAATTAGGATCTGCTGGAGAATTTTGTACCTGCTGGCTTAATTTTGGTTTGTTTGGTAAATCTGTGTAATCTACACGAACTCCTGGAGTTACTTTCAATTTGTTTCCAACTCTAATTTCATCCTGAACATAAACACTATAAAGGTTTACTTTGAATTTAGCATACGGATTATCGAAAATCTCATCTCTTGTAGAACCATCAAATGGATAAGTACCACGAACACGAGAAGGAAGTTTGTTAAAGAAATCCGCTAAAGATTTATACGAAACCCTTCCGTTAAGCGCATTCACAAAACCATAATTGATATCGTAAAACTCGTTGTGAGTACCAAATAATAAAGTATGATTTCCTGTTTTGTATGTTAAGTTATCGGTAATCTCAGCCGTGTTTTGTTTCATATTAAAAACAGTAGCTTCACGATCATTTCCTAAGAAAATAGTTCCTCCATTATATCCAATTTCTGTTTGGGGAAACATGATATTGTTTGATTTTGGATCACGATAATCTTTGATAGCTGAATAGCTTGCAATAAAAGAGTTTGACCATTGATTGTTAAAGTGACTCTTAAACTCTAAAAC
This is a stretch of genomic DNA from Flavobacterium endoglycinae. It encodes these proteins:
- a CDS encoding S41 family peptidase translates to MSVIPKYHSALTILFGAFLMILFVSCQNDDAPVVYEKGTNEYANSWILEQMKRYYLWNENLPENTSLSLKPRDYFKKLLYKDDRFSYALHPSLPETAPQSIRNSFGFDISFIEYENQTYGIILYVLPDSPAERSGLKRGLFIKTINRTPLNSQNFENAYAAAAASAKLTLQVMQYSEADGFSAVEEIEITRSLTFSNAVNSKVILFNNQKIGYIEISHFDVGLAGSLLSVFKEFQNQSVTKIIVDLRYNGGGDVSSAAALSSILAPNIKSDDLFITFKGNKNGGIVHKTFKEALIMNENQIRFEALRSVHPLIQEVFVLSGNHTASASEIIINNLKPYMKVTVIGEKTVGKDAAGFAVEDNRISGEKGWILYPVIYKLFNARNEGNYTLGIHPDIEINELQNMEVFPLGDIRETVLSKALNNGISAKPQKNTQVKKLILRNTYGIDPFVQINFE
- a CDS encoding T9SS type A sorting domain-containing protein; the encoded protein is MKQKLLALLLLLISGIANAQFTIWEDDFDDAEVSDWILTDADGDGMNWIARNNLQIDENGAITGGSYKVLGTYNIDFASGAPLGVEQKNWAIMPEIDLSYYAGAMQLIVNAQKAIFDGPDNLYIYASTTDTNIDSFTQIGTLEITRESVTDAEFKDYILDISQLVGQQKVYIAFVTAPNFVIGYEIDKISITAARLGLDDIDEKKTTFLQQNPVKDLLKLEIGDTVDTENLNLKIYNASGILVKEPEYNASGTMVNDLSSGLYFLVLENEDSIQKIKFIKQ
- a CDS encoding TonB-dependent receptor gives rise to the protein MTKLKLFFSALMLLTAGSIFAQITTSSLSAKVNDGTSAVIEADVTLTHLPTNAVYRTTTDKQGRFSFENLNAGGPYELEIKSKDTKDYSNTQIYLALGENDLPAITVAKADNNILEEVVITSAKPSSKNNGTNINEKQVNALPLINRGIQDVTKLVPQSSNNSFAGTNFRYNNVTIDGSINNDAIGFSPSLGGQSGTSGMPGSSTRSNSISLDAIQDIQVYIAPYDIKLGNFLGGSVNAVTRSGTNTVSGSIYSYGRNAALTGPNNAGDGSKMPNAFGDYQIGFRLGLPIIKDKLFFFTNMEYAERTDPIFYNAGQKDANGKQTSLLDPATAEQISQFVKTNYGFDPGTYGSYNNSSLSRKFFNKLDWKISDKHSLSLRNNTVVSQATNLERDAANFRFSNMDFTQKNQAISTVLEFKSHFNNQWSNSFIASYSAIKDYRDPKSNNIMFPQTEIGYNGGTIFLGNDREATVFNMKQNTAEITDNLTYKTGNHTLLFGTHNEFYDINYGFVNALNGRVSYKSLADFFNKLPSRVRGTYPFDGSTRDEIFDNPYAKFKVNLYSVYVQDEIRVGNKLKVTPGVRVDYTDLPNKPKLSQQVQNSPADPNYGTTYNYTPLSQIKNNFFSTALVSPRIGFTYNVDEDKTFVIRGGSGVFTGRIPFAWLGYAYYNDGVGYGSYDKNNLTAAQVAAAGDPLAANGLNGYHDATPKVQADLIDNKFKMPAVLRNSLAFDKTINGYKFTVEGIYTKVIRDLEFQQVNKTDNPYYFSYDTKHEMPIYSANINSAFSNAYLLSNTNKGYRYSITEMISKTYDFGFNFMAAYTYGDSRDITNGIRNSMESNFQMNQSLTPNNPQLATSNFNIKHRIVSNVGYAVKVASNNTLSANVYFNAQSGNPFSWGFVNSTLAGTGQAAGLAYVFKDAAEAAKYIGVNAAGVPSATAAQQVAAYEDFVNGNDYLKSRRGTFTQRNGDTTPWNIQADLKLMDEIKVAKVGTFQVSFSMANIGNLINKDWGRSYFVPNTYNSTASIGLTKTGNLGGVATGDPIYTFQKPSAPPYTIDQFASRFQGQLGVRYSF